The Carassius carassius chromosome 31, fCarCar2.1, whole genome shotgun sequence genome includes a region encoding these proteins:
- the LOC132111541 gene encoding rho guanine nucleotide exchange factor 10-like isoform X2 gives MLLLKVFVRVGEGSFPDHQCVSQMSMFSMDVEDFPPPPPDMLDEEDEGERFEFDDSGDEAPEADRPPPEPEGIPVPPPCSSAAGDAPVNRTSPNPENLLTAEADLPPPPQDCPTNNSPLALAPFPQCDLPPPPVELERGPPEGATGAAVDSEQDMNRGAGVVPTSASNSRLKVSPYSVIDIGPIQQQLLSEQSGTPSSPSANESENDIWDVPSSPGLSSGYSVPVPCGYATPSNVPLIPPTYTTPVIIRHFSMDEDVTVVGAGNTPVDSVFSEECPVIREEDALAKWVSDPANTAWMDSPDEVIYDDVPRENSGSTTDPDEMIYDDVELGEEGGSSSLDNGWSSSEFESYEEASDTENGHGENGLPDAFVRGRAPSKKTHLSEDLVRLKEHYERKMRDLMVNTVGTVELQQLKHKHEQKMQRLVKAAKDGTKDGLQKTKDAVRKGRSFIRTRSLCHEKKPSCFDEESDLFIEVECFNVDPVLGPAPDGLSQYQVMRRCILETILESEKNYLEALKRILEQYEKSLAEIEPRLLSDRKRKVVFYRIREILQSHALFQMALASRVSDWDELEMIGDVFVASFSKSMVLDAYSEYVNNFSLAMGVVRKACAAKPSFLDFLKHRQETSKDHLTLFGLMMKPIQRFPQFILLLQDMLKNTPVGHPDRLPLQMALTELETLAEKLNERKREADQRCEIRHIAKAMNEHYLNKLLSSGSRYLIRSDDVVETVYNDRGEIIKTKERRVFLLNDVLMCATPNWRPSQDGVSVGPGGEGVPSGQRFLLKWSVPLSLVEVVEFGSSEELGESRFPPSHSGDKVVINAKPNKLYMGPGQLYQDLQNLIHDLGLVNQISTMISSLKGNYQNVNGSVAQDWVSGLQRLILKKEEEIRAADRCRIQLQLPGKQDKYGRPTFFTAVFNAFSPSIKQAWISNLQMAKLALLEDNIQGWFCAEDDNQMRKQNHPLLLKQMAVVMSKLQEFKVECAVHNPEPHVNTDSTADLPVVGHGCVWVASCTNHMGQISIVALQNSNPKVTECFNVESRILCMTYVPMGEPLENGEIKPEYQKAGETPTVCLGMEEGSISVYKSSQRSKKVRLQHFFSPDKSSVTCLVYKSGCLYAGLVSGSLVVYSRADDGSWVESGARVLKLGVLPVKALMVVGEHVWASSGGQIFIISTHTHTVERHFEAHQEEGMVVSHMVVAGVGIWISFSTGSTLRLFHTETLDHLQDINIATAVNNILPGQQRVSVSSLLVCHGLLLVGTNLGVTVALSVPRLQGIPKVTGRGMVSFHAHHGPVKFLTMATAVCNVSQATMATLTSSTPSQCQPGAHEEEGTQLDENCSGLGRSSTSSPSHAPVLQDSLSSSCGSLALSQGSLEHGPEDGAIYDLLNEPAHFQKAKQTERVNVSSVLVVSGGLGHRRINRKTKPSKHEEMVSTIMVWQIPLPSL, from the exons GTTTGTAAGAGTTGGTGAAGGATCTTTCCCTGATCATCAGTGTGTGTCTCAGATGAGCATGTTCAGCATGGATGTGGAGGATTTCCCCCCTCCTCCCCCTGACA tGTTGGATGAGGAAGATGAAGGTGAGAGGTTTGAGTTTGATGACAGTGGTGATGAAGCCCCCGAGGCAGATCGGCCACCCCCTGAACCTGAGGGAATCCCCGTGCCTCCCCCCTGCTCATCAGCAGCTGGGGACGCACCCGTAAATAGAACAAGTCCAAACCCGGAGAACTTACTCACCGCAGAGGCTGATCTGCCCCCTCCACCTCAGGACTGCCCCACTAATAACAGCCCTTTGGCTCTTGCACCCTTCCCACAGTGTGATCTACCCCCTCCTCCTGTAGAACTAGAGAGAGGGCCACCGGAGGGCGCTACAGGAGCTGCTGTTGACAGCGAGCAGGACA TGAACAGAGGTGCTGGTGTGGTTCCTACCTCTGCGTCCAACTCCAGGCTCAAAGTCAGCCCCTACTCTGTGATTGACATCGGCCCTATCCAGCAGCAGCTGCTCTCAGAGCAGAGCGGCACTCCCTCCTCTCCCTCAGCCAATGAGAGTGAAAACGACATTTGGGATGTACCCAGTAGCCCTGGGTTGTCCTCTGGGTATTCAGTGCCAGTGCCATGTGGTTATGCAACGCCCTCAAATGTGCCGTTGATCCCACCAACCTACACCACCCCAGTTATCATCCGACACTTCTCTATGGATGAAGATG TGACTGTGGTGGGAGCAGGAAATACTCCAGTGGACAG TGTTTTCAGCGAAGAGTGTCCAGTCATCAGAGAGGAAGATGCTCTTGCTAAGTGGGTGTCAGACCCAGCGAACACGGCCTGGATGGACA GTCCTGATGAAGTGATTTATGATGATGTACCGAGAGAGAACTCTGGATCCACTACAG ACCCAGATGAGATGATCTATGATGATGTTGAGCTCGGGGAAGAGGGTGGCAGCAGCTCTCTGGACAACGGCTGGAGCTCCAGTGAGTTTGAAAGCTATGAGGAAGCCAGTGACACAGAGAATGGACATGGAGAGAACGGCCTCCCCGATGCCTTTGTCAGGGGCCGTGCACCCAGCAAGAAAACACAC CTGTCTGAAGATCTGGTGCGTTTGAAAGAGCACTATGAGAGAAAGATGCGAGATCTCATGGTAAACACAGTGGGGACAGTAGAGCTACAGCAGCTCAAACACAAACACGAACAAAAG ATGCAGCGGCTCGTAAAAGCAGCCAAAGATGGAACTAAAGATGGTCTGCAGAAAACCAAAGATGCGGTCAGAAAGGGACGATCTTTCATTCGCACCAGATCTCTCTGTCATG AGAAGAAACCCAGCTGCTTTGATGAAGAGTCAGATCTGTTCATTGAGGTGGAGTGTTTCAATGTGGACCCTGTGCTGGGACCTGCACCAGATGGGCTTTCTCAATACCAG GTGATGAGGAGGTGCATTCTGGAGACGATTCTAGAGAGTGAGAAGAATTATCTGGAAGCTCTGAAGAGAATTTTAGAg CAATATGAGAAGTCCCTGGCTGAGATTGAGCCTCGCTTACTGAGTGACCGCAAGCGTAAGGTGGTGTTTTACCGGATACGTGAGATCCTACAGTCCCATGCCCTGTTCCAGATGGCATTGGCCAGCCGTGTGTCCGACTGGGATGAGCTGGAGATGATCGGAGATGTGTTTGTAGCATCG TTTTCTAAGTCCATGGTGTTGGATGCTTACagtgaatatgtgaataacttCAGCTTGGCGATGGGAGTGGTGAGGAAGGCATGTGCCGCTAAGCCCAGTTTCCTTGACTTCCTCAAG CATCGTCAGGAAACCAGTAAAGATCATCTGACCCTCTTTGGACTGATGATGAAGCCTATTCAGCGGTTCCCCCAGTTCATACTGCTGCTGCAA GACATGCTAAAAAACACGCCTGTAGGTCATCCCGACCGTCTTCCACTCCAGATGGCTCTCACTGAACTGGAAACACTTGCCGAAAAATTAAATGAGAGGAAAAGAGAGGCAGATCAGCGCTGTGAGATCAGACACATCGCTAAGGCTATGAATGAACATTACCTCAACAAG cTGCTGAGCAGTGGCAGCCGTTATCTGATTCGTTCTGATGACGTTGTGGAAACCGTTTATAACGATCGCGGGGAGATCATTAAGACAAAAGAACGGCGAGTCTTTCTTCTGAATGATGTGCTCATGTGTGCCACCCCCAACTGGCG CCCCTCTCAGGATGGTGTGAGTGTGGGACCCGGAGGTGAAGGTGTTCCCTCAGGGCAGCGCTTCCTGCTCAAGTGGAGCGTGCCTTTGAGTTTGGTTGAGGTCGTAGAGTTTGGCTCGAGTGAGGAGTTGGGCGAATCACGATTTCCCCCCTCGCACTCAGGAGATAAAGTCGTCATTAATGCTAAACCTA ATAAATTGTATATGGGTCCAGGGCAGCTTTACCAGGACCTACAGAACCTGATCCATGACCTGGGTTTGGTGAACCAGATCTCCACTATGATCAGCAGTTTGAAGGGGAATTATCAG AATGTTAATGGGTCAGTGGCTCAGGATTGGGTTTCAGGTCTCCAGCGCCTGATTTTAAAGAAAGAGGAGGAGATTCGGGCAGCTGATCGCTGTAGGATACAACTACAGTTACCAGGGAAACAAGACAA GTACGGTAGACCCACGTTCTTCACTGCAGTCTTCAACGCTTTCAGTCCATCTATCAAGCAAGCTTGGATCAGTAATCTGCAGATGGCTAAATTGGCTCTAC TTGAAGACAACATCCAAGGTTGGTTTTGTGCTGAAGATGATAATCAGATGAGGAAGCAGAACCATCCTCTCTTACTCAAGCAGATGGCTGTGGTCATGTCCAAACTACAGGAGTTCAAG GTGGAGTGTGCAGTTCACAACCCTGAGCCTCATGTGAACACTGACAGCACTGCAGATCTGCCTGTTGTGGGTCACGGATGTGTGTGG GTGGCCAGCTGCACCAATCACATGGGTCAGATCTCCATTGTGGCACTGCAGAACTCAAATCCCAAAGTGACTGAGTGTTTCAATGTGGAGTCTCGTATTCTTTGCATGACGTACGTGCCCATGGGTGAACCATTGGAAAATGGCGAGATAAAACCTGAATACCAGAAAGCCGGTGAGACACCGACTGTGTGTCTGGGAATGGAGGAAGGCAG tatatCTGTGTATAAAAGCAGCCAACGGTCTAAGAAGGTTCGTCTGCAGCACTTCTTCTCCCCTGATAAGTCTAGCGTCACATGTCTGGTGTACAAGAGTGGCTGTCTGTACGCAGGCCTGGTCAGTGGTTCTCTGGTTGTCTATTCCAGGGCTGATG ACGGTTCCTGGGTCGAGTCAGGGGCCCGTGTGCTGAAGCTGGGGGTGTTGCCGGTTAAAGCCCTGATGGTGGTGGGTGAACACGTCTGGGCCTCATCAGGAGGGCAGATCTTCATCatcagcacacatacacacactgtggaG CGTCACTTTGAAGCCCATCAGGAAGAGGGAATGGTCGTGTCCCACATGGTGGTGGCCGGGGTCGGGATCTGGATATCCTTCAGCACCGGCTCCACCCTCCGACTCTTCCACACCGAGACTCTCGACCACCTGCAAGACATCAACATCGCCACAGCTGTCAACAACATACTCCCAG GACAGCAGAGAGTCTCTGTGAGCAGTCTGTTAGTGTGTCATGGACTGCTGTTGGTGGGGACCAATCTCGGGGTCACAGTGGCCCTGTCCGTGCCCAGACTGCAGGGCATCCCAAAAGTCACAG GTCGAGGAATGGTCTCTTTTCATGCTCACCATGGCCCAGTCAAGTtcctcaccatggcaacagcagtGTGTAATGTCTCCCAAGCAACAATGGCAACTCTCACCTCCAGCACACCCAGCCAGTGCCAGCCTGGGGCCCATGAGGAGGAGGGAACCCAACTGGATGAGAACTGCTCCGGACTGGGGCGCAGCAGCACCAGCTCTCCCTCACATGCTCCAGTTCTCCAGGACTCCCTGTCCTCCTCATGTGGCTCTCTGGCTCTGTCTCAGGGCTCTTTAGAGCACGGCCCAGAGGACGGGGCAATATACGACCTGCTGAATGAGCCAGCGCACTTCCAGAAGGCCAAGCAGACTGAGAGAGTGAATGTGAGCTCAGTGTTGGTGGTGTCTGGAGGACTGGGACACCGCAGAatcaacagaaaaacaaaaccatCTAAGCATGAGGAGATGGTGTCCACCATTATGGTGTGGCAGATACCACTGCCCAGCCTGTGA
- the LOC132111541 gene encoding rho guanine nucleotide exchange factor 10-like isoform X5, which translates to MLLLKVFVRVGEGSFPDHQCVSQMSMFSMDVEDFPPPPPDMLDEEDEGERFEFDDSGDEAPEADRPPPEPEGIPVPPPCSSAAGDAPVNRTSPNPENLLTAEADLPPPPQDCPTNNSPLALAPFPQCDLPPPPVELERGPPEGATGAAVDSEQDMTVVGAGNTPVDSGMSSVFSEECPVIREEDALAKWVSDPANTAWMDSPDEVIYDDVPRENSGSTTDPDEMIYDDVELGEEGGSSSLDNGWSSSEFESYEEASDTENGHGENGLPDAFVRGRAPSKKTHLSEDLVRLKEHYERKMRDLMVNTVGTVELQQLKHKHEQKMQRLVKAAKDGTKDGLQKTKDAVRKGRSFIRTRSLCHEKKPSCFDEESDLFIEVECFNVDPVLGPAPDGLSQYQVMRRCILETILESEKNYLEALKRILEQYEKSLAEIEPRLLSDRKRKVVFYRIREILQSHALFQMALASRVSDWDELEMIGDVFVASFSKSMVLDAYSEYVNNFSLAMGVVRKACAAKPSFLDFLKHRQETSKDHLTLFGLMMKPIQRFPQFILLLQDMLKNTPVGHPDRLPLQMALTELETLAEKLNERKREADQRCEIRHIAKAMNEHYLNKLLSSGSRYLIRSDDVVETVYNDRGEIIKTKERRVFLLNDVLMCATPNWRPSQDGVSVGPGGEGVPSGQRFLLKWSVPLSLVEVVEFGSSEELGESRFPPSHSGDKVVINAKPNKLYMGPGQLYQDLQNLIHDLGLVNQISTMISSLKGNYQNVNGSVAQDWVSGLQRLILKKEEEIRAADRCRIQLQLPGKQDKYGRPTFFTAVFNAFSPSIKQAWISNLQMAKLALLEDNIQGWFCAEDDNQMRKQNHPLLLKQMAVVMSKLQEFKVECAVHNPEPHVNTDSTADLPVVGHGCVWVASCTNHMGQISIVALQNSNPKVTECFNVESRILCMTYVPMGEPLENGEIKPEYQKAGETPTVCLGMEEGSISVYKSSQRSKKVRLQHFFSPDKSSVTCLVYKSGCLYAGLVSGSLVVYSRADDGSWVESGARVLKLGVLPVKALMVVGEHVWASSGGQIFIISTHTHTVERHFEAHQEEGMVVSHMVVAGVGIWISFSTGSTLRLFHTETLDHLQDINIATAVNNILPGQQRVSVSSLLVCHGLLLVGTNLGVTVALSVPRLQGIPKVTGRGMVSFHAHHGPVKFLTMATAVCNVSQATMATLTSSTPSQCQPGAHEEEGTQLDENCSGLGRSSTSSPSHAPVLQDSLSSSCGSLALSQGSLEHGPEDGAIYDLLNEPAHFQKAKQTERVNVSSVLVVSGGLGHRRINRKTKPSKHEEMVSTIMVWQIPLPSL; encoded by the exons GTTTGTAAGAGTTGGTGAAGGATCTTTCCCTGATCATCAGTGTGTGTCTCAGATGAGCATGTTCAGCATGGATGTGGAGGATTTCCCCCCTCCTCCCCCTGACA tGTTGGATGAGGAAGATGAAGGTGAGAGGTTTGAGTTTGATGACAGTGGTGATGAAGCCCCCGAGGCAGATCGGCCACCCCCTGAACCTGAGGGAATCCCCGTGCCTCCCCCCTGCTCATCAGCAGCTGGGGACGCACCCGTAAATAGAACAAGTCCAAACCCGGAGAACTTACTCACCGCAGAGGCTGATCTGCCCCCTCCACCTCAGGACTGCCCCACTAATAACAGCCCTTTGGCTCTTGCACCCTTCCCACAGTGTGATCTACCCCCTCCTCCTGTAGAACTAGAGAGAGGGCCACCGGAGGGCGCTACAGGAGCTGCTGTTGACAGCGAGCAGGACA TGACTGTGGTGGGAGCAGGAAATACTCCAGTGGACAG TGGTATGTCCAGTGTTTTCAGCGAAGAGTGTCCAGTCATCAGAGAGGAAGATGCTCTTGCTAAGTGGGTGTCAGACCCAGCGAACACGGCCTGGATGGACA GTCCTGATGAAGTGATTTATGATGATGTACCGAGAGAGAACTCTGGATCCACTACAG ACCCAGATGAGATGATCTATGATGATGTTGAGCTCGGGGAAGAGGGTGGCAGCAGCTCTCTGGACAACGGCTGGAGCTCCAGTGAGTTTGAAAGCTATGAGGAAGCCAGTGACACAGAGAATGGACATGGAGAGAACGGCCTCCCCGATGCCTTTGTCAGGGGCCGTGCACCCAGCAAGAAAACACAC CTGTCTGAAGATCTGGTGCGTTTGAAAGAGCACTATGAGAGAAAGATGCGAGATCTCATGGTAAACACAGTGGGGACAGTAGAGCTACAGCAGCTCAAACACAAACACGAACAAAAG ATGCAGCGGCTCGTAAAAGCAGCCAAAGATGGAACTAAAGATGGTCTGCAGAAAACCAAAGATGCGGTCAGAAAGGGACGATCTTTCATTCGCACCAGATCTCTCTGTCATG AGAAGAAACCCAGCTGCTTTGATGAAGAGTCAGATCTGTTCATTGAGGTGGAGTGTTTCAATGTGGACCCTGTGCTGGGACCTGCACCAGATGGGCTTTCTCAATACCAG GTGATGAGGAGGTGCATTCTGGAGACGATTCTAGAGAGTGAGAAGAATTATCTGGAAGCTCTGAAGAGAATTTTAGAg CAATATGAGAAGTCCCTGGCTGAGATTGAGCCTCGCTTACTGAGTGACCGCAAGCGTAAGGTGGTGTTTTACCGGATACGTGAGATCCTACAGTCCCATGCCCTGTTCCAGATGGCATTGGCCAGCCGTGTGTCCGACTGGGATGAGCTGGAGATGATCGGAGATGTGTTTGTAGCATCG TTTTCTAAGTCCATGGTGTTGGATGCTTACagtgaatatgtgaataacttCAGCTTGGCGATGGGAGTGGTGAGGAAGGCATGTGCCGCTAAGCCCAGTTTCCTTGACTTCCTCAAG CATCGTCAGGAAACCAGTAAAGATCATCTGACCCTCTTTGGACTGATGATGAAGCCTATTCAGCGGTTCCCCCAGTTCATACTGCTGCTGCAA GACATGCTAAAAAACACGCCTGTAGGTCATCCCGACCGTCTTCCACTCCAGATGGCTCTCACTGAACTGGAAACACTTGCCGAAAAATTAAATGAGAGGAAAAGAGAGGCAGATCAGCGCTGTGAGATCAGACACATCGCTAAGGCTATGAATGAACATTACCTCAACAAG cTGCTGAGCAGTGGCAGCCGTTATCTGATTCGTTCTGATGACGTTGTGGAAACCGTTTATAACGATCGCGGGGAGATCATTAAGACAAAAGAACGGCGAGTCTTTCTTCTGAATGATGTGCTCATGTGTGCCACCCCCAACTGGCG CCCCTCTCAGGATGGTGTGAGTGTGGGACCCGGAGGTGAAGGTGTTCCCTCAGGGCAGCGCTTCCTGCTCAAGTGGAGCGTGCCTTTGAGTTTGGTTGAGGTCGTAGAGTTTGGCTCGAGTGAGGAGTTGGGCGAATCACGATTTCCCCCCTCGCACTCAGGAGATAAAGTCGTCATTAATGCTAAACCTA ATAAATTGTATATGGGTCCAGGGCAGCTTTACCAGGACCTACAGAACCTGATCCATGACCTGGGTTTGGTGAACCAGATCTCCACTATGATCAGCAGTTTGAAGGGGAATTATCAG AATGTTAATGGGTCAGTGGCTCAGGATTGGGTTTCAGGTCTCCAGCGCCTGATTTTAAAGAAAGAGGAGGAGATTCGGGCAGCTGATCGCTGTAGGATACAACTACAGTTACCAGGGAAACAAGACAA GTACGGTAGACCCACGTTCTTCACTGCAGTCTTCAACGCTTTCAGTCCATCTATCAAGCAAGCTTGGATCAGTAATCTGCAGATGGCTAAATTGGCTCTAC TTGAAGACAACATCCAAGGTTGGTTTTGTGCTGAAGATGATAATCAGATGAGGAAGCAGAACCATCCTCTCTTACTCAAGCAGATGGCTGTGGTCATGTCCAAACTACAGGAGTTCAAG GTGGAGTGTGCAGTTCACAACCCTGAGCCTCATGTGAACACTGACAGCACTGCAGATCTGCCTGTTGTGGGTCACGGATGTGTGTGG GTGGCCAGCTGCACCAATCACATGGGTCAGATCTCCATTGTGGCACTGCAGAACTCAAATCCCAAAGTGACTGAGTGTTTCAATGTGGAGTCTCGTATTCTTTGCATGACGTACGTGCCCATGGGTGAACCATTGGAAAATGGCGAGATAAAACCTGAATACCAGAAAGCCGGTGAGACACCGACTGTGTGTCTGGGAATGGAGGAAGGCAG tatatCTGTGTATAAAAGCAGCCAACGGTCTAAGAAGGTTCGTCTGCAGCACTTCTTCTCCCCTGATAAGTCTAGCGTCACATGTCTGGTGTACAAGAGTGGCTGTCTGTACGCAGGCCTGGTCAGTGGTTCTCTGGTTGTCTATTCCAGGGCTGATG ACGGTTCCTGGGTCGAGTCAGGGGCCCGTGTGCTGAAGCTGGGGGTGTTGCCGGTTAAAGCCCTGATGGTGGTGGGTGAACACGTCTGGGCCTCATCAGGAGGGCAGATCTTCATCatcagcacacatacacacactgtggaG CGTCACTTTGAAGCCCATCAGGAAGAGGGAATGGTCGTGTCCCACATGGTGGTGGCCGGGGTCGGGATCTGGATATCCTTCAGCACCGGCTCCACCCTCCGACTCTTCCACACCGAGACTCTCGACCACCTGCAAGACATCAACATCGCCACAGCTGTCAACAACATACTCCCAG GACAGCAGAGAGTCTCTGTGAGCAGTCTGTTAGTGTGTCATGGACTGCTGTTGGTGGGGACCAATCTCGGGGTCACAGTGGCCCTGTCCGTGCCCAGACTGCAGGGCATCCCAAAAGTCACAG GTCGAGGAATGGTCTCTTTTCATGCTCACCATGGCCCAGTCAAGTtcctcaccatggcaacagcagtGTGTAATGTCTCCCAAGCAACAATGGCAACTCTCACCTCCAGCACACCCAGCCAGTGCCAGCCTGGGGCCCATGAGGAGGAGGGAACCCAACTGGATGAGAACTGCTCCGGACTGGGGCGCAGCAGCACCAGCTCTCCCTCACATGCTCCAGTTCTCCAGGACTCCCTGTCCTCCTCATGTGGCTCTCTGGCTCTGTCTCAGGGCTCTTTAGAGCACGGCCCAGAGGACGGGGCAATATACGACCTGCTGAATGAGCCAGCGCACTTCCAGAAGGCCAAGCAGACTGAGAGAGTGAATGTGAGCTCAGTGTTGGTGGTGTCTGGAGGACTGGGACACCGCAGAatcaacagaaaaacaaaaccatCTAAGCATGAGGAGATGGTGTCCACCATTATGGTGTGGCAGATACCACTGCCCAGCCTGTGA